The Equus asinus isolate D_3611 breed Donkey chromosome 4, EquAss-T2T_v2, whole genome shotgun sequence genome has a segment encoding these proteins:
- the TOB2 gene encoding protein Tob2 has protein sequence MQLEIKVALNFIISYLYNKLPRRRADLFGEELERLLKKKYEGHWYPDKPLKGSGFRCVHIGEIVDPVVELAAKRSGLAVEDVRANVPEELSVWIDPFEVSYQIGEKGAVKVLYLDDSEGCVAPELDKEIKSSFNPDAQVFVPIGSQDSSLSNSPSPSFGQSPSPTFIPRSAQPITFTTASFAATKFGSTKMKKGGGAASGGGVAGSGSGGQQPSQQQPRMARSPTNSLLKHKSLSLSVHSLNFITASPAPQSQLSPNAKEFVYNGAGSPSLFFDGADGQGSGTPASFGGSGAGTCNSSSFDVAQVFGGGTNSLFLEKTPFVEGLSYNLNTMQYPSQPFQPVVLAN, from the coding sequence ATGCAGCTGGAGATCAAGGTGGCCCTGAACTTCATCATCTCCTACTTGTACAACAAGCTGCCCCGGCGCCGGGCAGACCTGTTTGGGGAGGAGCTAGAACGCctcttgaaaaagaaatatgaaggcCATTGGTACCCTGACAAGCCACTGAAGGGCTCTGGCTTCCGCTGTGTCCATATTGGGGAGATAGTGGACCCTGTGGTGGAGCTGGCCGCCAAGCGGAGTGGCCTGGCAGTAGAGGATGTGCGGGCCAATGTGCCTGAGGAGCTGAGTGTCTGGATTGACCCTTTTGAGGTGTCCTACCAGATTGGTGAGAAGGGGGCTGTCAAAGTCCTGTACCTGGATGACAGTGAGGGCTGTGTTGCCCCAGAGCTGGACAAGGAGATCAAGAGCAGCTTCAACCCCGATGCCCAGGTATTTGTGCCCATCGGCAGCCAGGACAGCTCCCTGTCCAACTCCCCATCGCCATCCTTTGGCCAGTCACCCAGCCCCACGTTCATCCCCCGCTCTGCCCAGCCCATCACCTTTACCACTGCCTCCTTCGCTGCCACTAAGTTTGGCTCCACCAAGATGAAGAAGGGTGGTGGGGCAGCGAGTGGTGGGGGTGTGGCCGGCAGCGGGTCAGGTGGCCAACAGCCCTCCCAGCAGCAGCCGCGCATGGCCCGCTCTCCCACCAACAGCCTGCTGAAGCACAAGAGCCTCTCTTTGTCTGTGCATTCACTGAACTTCATCACGGCCAGCCCCGCCCCTCAATCCCAGCTCTCGCCCAATGCCAAGGAATTTGTGTACAACGGCGCTGGCTCTCCCAGCCTCTTCTTCGATGGGGCTGATGGCCAGGGCAGTGGCACCCCAGCCTCCTTTGGGGGCAGTGGGGCTGGCACCTGCAACAGCAGCAGCTTTGACGTGGCCCAGGTGTTCGGAGGTGGCACCAACAGCCTCTTCCTGGAGAAGACGCCCTTCGTGGAAGGCCTCAGCTACAACCTGAACACCATGCAATATCCCAGCCAGCCGTTCCAGCCTGTGGTGCTGGCCAACTGA